In Vicugna pacos chromosome 6, VicPac4, whole genome shotgun sequence, the DNA window CCAGGCTGGGGGCCTTGGTTACTTCTAGGTACTCATCGTGCCGGGCTCTGGTGgggggccctggggccagagCCAAAGCTCGGTCCCCAGAGAAGGCAAGGGACCCACAAGGTGCCGAGCGGGGTTCAGCTGGAGAGGGCAGCTGTGGAGGGGCGGGCTGCAATGAGGAGAAGCCAAAGGCTGAAGCAGGGAAGTCCAGGCTGGGTCGGGCAGGGCCCAGGTGTGCATCTGAGGAAGGGCTAGTATGTCCCTCACTTTCAGGCCACAATGTGGAGGGCCCTGCAGGGGTAGGGTGAGGGGGGCTTGGGGACTGGGCCTCTTTCTCTGGCTGCTCCCGAGCCCCCTTCTCCAGCTCCGAGTCACTAGTGCTGTCATCCCAGTGACCCCGGCCTGATTCCTTGGGGGATGGGGTTCTCCTATCCGGGCTACAGCTCAGGTTGTTACCATTAGGAGGGGGGCTTGGGCCTTTGGTCCAGGAGATAGGAGCACGAGGGGGCACTGCAGGTGGGGTGAGGCTGGGCTCCACACTTGGACCTGGTTCAGGTTCTTGCCTTGGGGGTATGGCGGGTCCCGCCAGAGCTGCATAGCTGAAGGTTGGAGTGTCAAACTGGAGGCGATGGGGTGAGACAGGAGATGAAAGCTCCTTCTCTGCAGATGTGTTTCGGCCGGCAGCCTCCTCCTTGGCTGAGACGCGTGGGGGCCAATCCCCAGCTGCTCCAAGCGGAGGCTCCCTAGTGGGGCACGCAGGGCCCAGCCCAGTGAGCATCATCTGCTCATAGATGTCTGCGTATTGAAAGCTTCTCTCGTCAGGATAGGGCGTGGGCTCTCTCTGCTCTGGCTCAGTCTGTTCTGGCTGCTTGGTGGCATGACTTTCGCTGGCCTCTGGAACCTTTGAGCTGCGGGGGCTGGTGTCGCGGGGGCTGCTGTCGGGAGCCCCAACCCCaccttcttcttccctttccccttcagcCTTGCGGTAGTCTTTCCCTAGCGGGGAGTATGGCCCGCCTTCCAACTCAGCTGCCCCCTCCTGCACTGCAGCCACCACACTGTCATACTCAGCTGTGCCCCAAGAGAAGGGCGCAGGAGTGTGAGGCTCTGGGGCAGGCGTtggaggagctggggctggggaggtgggtgcAGGGGGCAGGGGTCTGTCCTTGGGCACCCAGGGTGGGATGTCAGCCAGCCATGAGGGGGTGGTGGGCTCATTCCTCATGGGTGGCATGGGCTTAGGCTCTGGGATAGGGCTCTCTTGTCCTGGGGCTGGTGGGACCCTCTGTCCAACCATCTCAggtggggaggctggaggagagaTGATCTCAAAAGGGGAGCGAGTCAGCTTGTCCTCTTCCTCTGGGGGCAGCCCAACTGGTGACTCAGCAAGCCAGCGCTCCACCTCCAGCCCCTTCTGTGGTGAAGTCTCCTGGAAGCCCTTGAAGTCTGAggcccaggggctctggggcgTATGCTCCAAGGGGGGCACTTCTTGCTCATCATCTGGCCCCTCATCGAGGAAAGTGCTCTCCCGCTCTTCTGTGTACCGTGACCGGGCTCCCTGGCCACCCAGCTCATGGGGGAACCAGACCTTCCGCTCACAGCTCAGCTCCCTCCAGTATGTGTCCTGCTCTAGGACCGCATCCTCTCTGCCCCTCCAGTACCTGTCCTCCTGCTCGGGAGATGTGTCCTCCCATGTCCGGGCAGGCTCTTTCTGTTCTCCAGTGGGCTCCCCTCTGGATGGAGATGTTTCTCGCCACTCCTGGACCACACTCTGCTCCTTCCAGTACTTCTCTTCTTGCTCGCTGGCCTCGTCCTGCCGCACTGGGCTCTCTTCCAGCCCCAGAGCTTTGGTCTTCTCCAGCAGAGCTTCTTCCTTCTGTTCGACAGCCCTGACTTTTTCTGGAGATTTTTCCTCTAGAATCTTCTCTTTCAGTGTCACAGGCTTATCCTCCTGCACGGGACTCTCCTGCTCCTGAGTTTTGTCCTTCTCTTCCAGAGCCTTATCTTTCTGTTCAGCAGCCTTAATGTTTTGCTCCGGGGCTTCATCCTTCTGTCCTAGGGCCCAGTATTTTTGTTCTAAGGCCTGATCCTTCTCTTCCAAGGCCTCACCCTTCTCTTCCAAGGCCTCACCCTTCTCTTCCAAGGCCTCACCCTTCTTTTCCAAGGCCTCACCCTTCTTTTCCAAGACCTCATCCTTCTTTTCCAAGGCCTCATCCTTCTGTTCTGGGGCCTTGTGCTGCTCAGGGGCTTCATCTGTCTGTTCTAAGGCCTTGCCCTTCAGTTCATGGACTTTGTCCTCTGGAGCCTTGTCTTTATGTTCAAAGCCTCTGACTTTTTGTTCTAAAGTTTCATCTTTCTCTTCTGGGACCTTGTTCTCCTGTTCCAGAGCCTTATCTTTTGGTTCTAAGTCTCTGTCTTTTGGTTCTAAGTCTCTATCTTTTGGTTCCAGGGCTTTGTCCTTCTGTTCTAGGGCTGTGTCCCTTTGTTCTAAgtctctgcctttttgttctaaAGCCTTGTCCTGCTGTTCCACagccttgtttttttcttccagagCCTCATCTTTCCGATCAATGGCTGTATCCTTTTGCTCTATGACAGTATCTTTCTGCTCCAGAGTTTTGTCCTTCTGCTCTAGGACTTTATCCATTAGCTCAGGTCCCTTCTCCTTCTGCTCTGGGGTTCTGTCTTTCAATTCTGGAACTTTACCTTCACACTCCATGGCGATATCCTCCATGGCAGGGCTTGGCAAAGACTCAGGACTCTTGGTTAGGGAGCTCTCGGGTGTCAGAATGTGTTCTGCAGGGCTTGTGCTCGCTCCGGGTGAGTGCTCCCCATCTCCTaacaggggagagggagagaaggacctGGCAGGTAATTTTCTATCAGGGCTCTCATCTGTGATGTCTGCCTGTGCAGAGTACCCAGTGGTCCCATCTGTGGGAGGCAATACTGTGGCTGCACAGGGTTCTGGAATAGACACAGGGGCTAGGTGGTGAGAGGCGTCCTCAGCCTGCATCAGAGgccctttttcttcccttccaagGCATGGTTCCCCGAACTGGAGGGTGCCAAGGCTTTCTGGAGACAGCTGCTTAGAAGAGATATCCAGAGAGGTCTCCTTGCTGGGACTCTCTTCTGAGAGAGAAAGTGACCGGGTGTCTTCTGGAGATAACTGCGGCCAAATGTCTTTGTGTAGGTGCTGCTCCGTCAGGCCATGGGGAGACCTGGGGGTGGCTTCTTGGTTGGCAGTGTCTGTGGAGACCACGCTGAGGACAGAGAAGGACTCTGCCTCTTCAGGGGAGAGGCCTTGGTCAGGAAACTGGAGCACCTCATCTTTCTGAGGCTCACCAGGTTCTTTGAGTGGTGTTCTTAAGTCTCCAGGAAGGGCTTCTGTTTCCAGAACTGGGCCTATGGGCCCTCCTGCCTCCACAGTCTCAAAGACTATTGCTTTGTCCTGTTCTGGCAGCAGTTGGATGGTGTAGCCTGCAGGTCCCCCAGCAATGCCGATGGGTGATTCCTGGGCCTGGGGGCTCCTGGGAGGAGgcatctttccttcctcctctagtCTGCCCTCTTCAGGTCCTGGCTTGACTGTCTCCTCTGCAGTATCTTCCTTACCCACTCCTGGTGTACGCTTAGTATCTCCCCAGGAGTCTGCTTCCTGAAAGTCCTGGGGCTCAGATTTTTCTTCCACTGGGGACTGATGAAAAGGTGTGTGGGTGGCACTGGGTGGGCCAGATGGTGGAGGAGAGGCCATCTTCACTGTGCTGTCGTCTGGGCTGAGGCAGCGCTCCTCCGCTTCTCCAAGGGCTGCTTCCCCTGGATGTAGGGTGTGCCCAGGGGCAGCGAACATCGGGGCTCCATATTGACTGTGAAGTTTCTCAGACGTCTGTACCTTTGTGATCTCCTCTTCCGCTTCCACGGCTCTCTCTCCAGGCAAGCCTCTTCCTACaagctctcctctcttctctgtctctccagtCACAGAGAAATCCTCATAGGGTGGTGATTTGAAACCCTTGTCTTCTTCCAGTGAGGAAGTGGGTGAGATGGTACCAGCTGATGGCACGTAGTCCAAGCCCTGAGTGGCTTCAGTGCGGGATGAGGGGATGCTCGTGACCGTGTCAAGCAGTAGGGAGCTCTTGCCTGTCTCCTCTGTCTGGGGAGCTGTGAGTGAAGCCACGGACTGGTCCTCAGCCACGGATGTGGCAAAGGAAGAAAGCTTGTCACACTCGGTGATTGAGGTGGCTGAGGACACGTGCTCCTCTTCAGCCAAAGGGGCGGCCACCATGTTAGGGGGGTAGGTGAGTTCAGTCTCTGGCGCTCCATAGCCTTTGCTGGAGGTGACAGGAACAGCACTGTCTGCAGGCTGGCTAGCCTCAAAGGGGCCAGGACCTTCAGGCCCAGGGAGGTCATATGTACCTGTAGGGAATCTAGGCGGAGCTGGGCGCTCCTCCGGCTCATCATGGATTTCCTCATCTGAGATGGTCTGCTCAGTCTCTGAGTAGCCAGGGATTGTCTCGTCCTGGATGTAAGAGACGTGCTCAGCGGCTCCTGCAGGGGTGGCCAGGCTGCTTAGAAATGATGAGGTCTCCTTCTCAGGGGCTTTGCCTTGGGGTCCCAGTTCCCGGCCCCCGAGAGCCTCCCTGCCCCTTGGAGTTACCTTCAAGGCTTCTTGCATATGTTTTTCGTAAAAACCCTCAGCctttgtctcttcctcttcctcctcatctgAAGGGTGCACCTCCTCCATTTCTTCTAACTCAGCCTTCTCTATCACATCCTCCTTTACCTCAGGTTCACTTTCCTCTCTGGCTTCTGTTCTCTCAGGGAGCCCCTCTGCTTCCTTTGGCTTCTTTTCCTCCCAGgtatctttctcttcctctgtttcaGCCCCCGAGTCTGGACCTCTGTCCTTGCTGCCTTGTTCCTCAGGGATGTCTGGGACAACCTCTTTCTCCTTCATCACAGGCTCTTCTGGTTCCAGCGCTGGGATGGAGGATGGTATCCCTTGGGCAGCTGTGCTTGGGAGTCCCTCCTCTGCAGTGTCTGGGGGGAGTGGTTTCTCGCCGAGTCCCACGTCCCTTTGTTCAGCCAGCAGCCCCTTCTCCTCACGCTTCAACTCCTCAAAGTCCTGTGTGAGGTCCTCTGGTGACGACAGGGCCAGCTCCCTGTGTCCACTGACTGTCGGGAGTGGTGCAGCCCCCTTCTGGGCTGGGGGGGTCCGGGGCTCAGAGGATGGCTCCTTCTCCCCACGGGCAGCCCGGCTCTTGTCCACCTTGACTCTGCCGGGGGCCTTGGCTTTGTAGAGGGTCTTCCGCACCTCAGGGGTAAAGGGCTTCAGGTCTGGCTTGGAAATCTTTTTGATCTCAGGTTTGGtatctttcctcttctcctccttcttggcatccttcttctcctccttccttccttcatccttcttgatctccttcctctcctttttgatctcttttttctctttgtctttcttctcttccagCTTTGATACCTTCTCTTTCAGGTGCTTCTTCCCCACCTTGTCTTTGATCAGCTTTCGTTTCTCTGCCTTCAGTGCCTCACTCGACTCTGTCCTCACCCTCTCAGGCTTGGCAGGCTTCTCCGGGGGCTTCTCAGATGACTCTTTCACCTTTTTCTCTGTCTTGGCTAACTCCTTGGCCAATTCTGAGCGGGCCTCTTTGGCTCCCTCCTCGGCCACCTCCTCCCGTTTGGCCAGCTTGCTCACGGCTGTCTTGGCTGTGGCCTTGAGGCTCTCCTTGCTATCCGCCCGCTGTTTGATTTTGCTGGGTTTGAGGTTGGCAGGCACAGCCCCAGTGGCCAGGTCCTTCTGCGTGGCCACAGGGTAGCGCAGGAAGTCCAGGTGTCGGAGCTTTTCCAGGCCCTCCAAGATCTTGTTCTGGGGAGCGTTCCCTGGAAAAAGCACACGCACGATCTTCTCGGTGGGGTTGGCTGGTAGCCAGACCACCAGAGCAGTGATAGAGGTCAGGTAGGGCACCGAGATCTCAGCCTCCTTCCCGTTAGCCAGCACGATGCCTGTCTTAGCTTTGCTGTTGCCTGCCCACTTCTGCATGAGGAACTGCATCTCCTTGCTGTCCTTGACAGGGTTGAGGACATACATGTCCAGCCGGCCCACACCCATCTTGTGGAAGAGAGTCAGTGGCTCGATGGTGTTGCTGACCACACGGTACAGAGGCTCGGCCTGGATGCCCAGGCGGTTTAGGTGCTGCAGAGTGAGGCAGGCCTCCTCAATGCTGCGCTTGGCCTTCCGCGAGGCATCAGGCAGCCGCAGCTTATCAGGCACGTTGAAGAAGACGACTCCCAGCTCGGGGGAGATGAGGTTCTTCACCCAGTCGCTGTAGCTGCTAGAGCCCTGGGactgctcctcctccagctctgccactttgcGCTGCAGGAGTCCGTTGATGCCTGGCAGGTTGTCTGCCCCGATGTGTGTGAGCAGCACTGAGTCGATGCGGTCCAGGTGCCGCACCAGCTTCCAGAAGCAGGATTTGCGATCAGAGCCACCATCCACCAAGATGTTGAAACCGTTAACGGCGAAGAGGGCAGAATCCCCGCGGCCACCAGGGAAGATGTAGCAGCAAGGCTTGGAGAGCTTGAGGAAGCCTCCCGAGGTGGGGGGCTCCAGCAGGTCAAAGGGGGATGGCACATCTACGGTCTCAGAGACGTACTCGGAGAACTCAGCCACGCCATCCATGGTGGGCAGCGTGGGCTCGGGGTTTAGCCGGAGGTGCAGGGTCTCTTGGGAACTGGTTAGTCCCAGGTGGCTCCAATCACCTTCCCCTAAGCAGGACACGGTGAGGAAGGCCTTGGTCCCAGGGTCTCTATTGCTGAGTAACTGGGCAATCTAAAGGAATGGGAGATAGACCAGGTCATTGGGGTTGTCTCCACCTGACTCAGATTCAACCAGCTAATCTCCATCTCTCTCCGAGGTGATCTCCTACCACTCTGCCAGTCCCCCCAGTGGTCATGCAACAGGAGATTTTCTCTTCCTTGGATCCCTCCCCAGAGCTCTAGTCCTTACCTCTGGGTTGTGAAGGACCTGGGCAAAGTTTTGATAGGAGTAGGTGCCACTCTGGAGGATGAGGTCGCCCCCAGGCTCTAAACTTTGCCCACTCAAGATCAGGAGTTTGTGAACTGATGGGCTGCTAAGGAGGTGGTGAACCTAGAGTGGAAGGAGAGGAGTGTCACAGATGGAGGAAGCCCCTGCAGGGAAGGGCACTGAATGTTCCTGGTCCCCCTTGGTATTGCCAGGACACGCTCCCCACTGGGAGCCCCATGCCACCTCCGGAGTGCGGCTGGGACTGTGAGGCAGCTTAGATGGCAGAGAGAGGATGGTTGAAAGCCAAGTCCAGGAATTCTTGGCCTTACAGCAGTCACACTGGCAAGGGTGGGTTATGGCACTTTCCGCAGGCCCTTGTGGCAAGGCTCAGGCCCTGGCCTTACCTCAGAGCTGATGCTGTCGGCACTGGGGTTTACCAGGATGATGGTCTCTAGGATTTCACTCTGGTGGCAGAGGGTCCTCTGGCCtgagggagagatgcaggaatTTGTATTGAAGAAAGTAGGCAGAGACCAAAATGGAGAGGCATTGTGTAGGGCAGGAAAGGAAAGAATTCACTATCAGAACATGGGGCTTAGGGGAAAGAGAAGCCTGGCTAGGCTTAGGTCCTGTCACTTTGGTTACCACTGAGTAAGGTCTAGAGGCTGGCTCCTGCACTCCTTCCCTTCCAGggtttcctcctcccctctcctacactggctgtcttctccctcccttcatctGCTCCCTTCACCCCGCTGCCTGGAACTCCCGCCTCAGACCGCCCTGTTGACAAGAACCTTTTGTCCCTCTCGAGCACTGAGCTCCTGGTGCTGCCTGGGGATGGGGGCCTCAGCTCGAGGGAGGGCTCCTGGAATGACAATCCTCACTCAGCTCTCTCCTCACTAGCTTGCCTCTGCCTTGGGCTTTCTAGTCAGAGTGCCTGGAAATAAGGAGATGGATGCTTCTGTGCAGTGTCGACAGACTCCTCGTCTTCCTTCCAAACCCCCATCAGGAGTCTTTTGGAATAGGACTTCTGGAATAGAGAAGTCTGTGCTGTCTAAACACTTGGGAGCTACAATGCCAAGAGGAGAGATAGGACCTCTTGTTCTGTTCTCCAGTTCCTCGGAGGCCGGGGCTGCACTCACAAACATGCACACAATCATCCTGTTCCCACCACCACGGAAGTTTCACAGCTCCCTCTCCCACCTCACCTTCACATCCTTAGGCTCCAGGGAGGCCTGGTTCACTACCCCACAACCCATCCCTTGGGAACAGTTTCTCCTCTCATCCTTGTACCTCTCCTAGGGGCCTTCTGTCACGGAGAGGTTAGGGGTACACAAACaagaaacaaggaaggaaggagaggttcTGAGTGTTCCCCAGTCTATAGAGAAACATAATACACCCTCAAATCCCCTTTCTACTTCCATTATCCAGACTCACATGAAACACCAAGCAGTGCAGCAAAGAAAGAAAGTGGCAGGTTAGACGGAAGACCCTAAAGGAGGCTGCCATCCCCCGCTCCTGCCCTTACCAGCTGCAGCCCATAGTGGAGTTACCTTACAAACACACAGTTGAACGGACGGTCTGGGGAGTGGGCTGTCTGGAGGATATTGGTGGGAGGACTCATAACCTGTCCCCCAGACCCTCTTCTGTGACCCAGcgctctctcctctttctggggcTCAGACAAGAGGACCCTGGGGCCAGGGCCTTTGTTAAGCAGAAGAGCCATGGTGCCAGGATCAGGCAGATATGGCAGCACTGGGCTGCAGTTGCAGCTGCAGGGGAATGAACTATGGATGGTGTCAGAAGACCAAACCCCACACAGGGCAGGTGGGGCCCAGGAGGGGTTCCCGACTTCTCGTCTCTTAACATGGGAATTGAGGGATGTTTCAAGGTGGGTTCAGAGGATGAGAACCCCCTGGGGCAGGGCTTGGGCAGGTGAGGGATAAAGGATTTCCAGCCCCAGGCTACCTCTATGGAATTTAGACTTAGAAGGGCAattcctctccccccaccccacctcccgccCCACCACATACTCACAAGGTCACCCGTGGAGCTAGgagtttcagaaagagaaagctctGTGGTACAGACTGATGGCTTTCTATCTTctactccccctcccccagtatGCCATTCCTCCCAGTCCCCTATTCAGACTGCTCTGATCTCAGTTCTGGTCTTGGTGCAAGATCCCATCCCTCACTCATGGGCTCCCCAGTTGTGGCCGGCAACTACGCGGTTTAGCGATTTATGTCGTGTGCCCCTCCTTTTCAGGCCTGGGAGAAAGCCCTGTTTCTCTCTTCTGCTCCCCCAGCAATTTCACTGAAAGCAAttgacttatttttcctttttcttcagagAAGACTTCTTGGGAGGCAGGGGCACGTCCCTTGTCCAGGGATGGGTTTGGGGGTGGACGGCGAGTGCTGAGGCTGAGCGGTAGGGAAGGCAGGTGCCTCCGCAGTGaggcggaggggaggggggccGCCGGGCAGCTGCAGTCTGccgcagtgtgtgtgtgtgcgcgtgtgcgtgtgcgcactGTGCTCGGCTCCAGCCCCggctccgcccccaccccccaccccagcatgaCAAGTCATTTTCTTGGCTGCCTCTgcaggggggtggggaagagTGGGGGGACGCAGAGGGAGAAGAAACTGGCCCCTCTGTTCGGAGCCCCCATCTTGGGAAGAGAAGAAGAGATGAGATGGGGGTGGGTCACGATGGGGTCCTGTGGGGTGGGCAGGACTGGAAATTCGGGCAGCTGCTAGGGAGGGAGTAATCTCAATCTCTGGAGGGAGCCAGAAAGGGGGGCGCTTAGAGTCCAAGTTCAAGCTAATCGCATGGAATGGGGTGTGGGGAGCCCACAGCGAATAGGTTGGCCCATGAAGAGGCGCGTGCCACGTCTTAACGaccctttcctcccttcttttccaTAGTGTCCCCCACCTTCCCTTACTTGGCGAAAACTCGCAGTCCCGTTCGTCCCCAGCATAGGAGCAGCTGAGCAATCTAGCAGCTGACACCCAGAGACCCTCCCATTAGGTACATTCCCATAACATCCGCCTTTCCCTCGGATTCTTCTGCCCTTGCCAAAGACAGCCCCCAAACTCCACCAGAGCCCCAAGGCTTCTAGACATAGCCAGTGACACCACCCTCTGCTGCTGCCTCTAGGCTGCTGTCTCCCAGTTCAGCCCAGCCTGAGAGGTGGACTCTCACCGTCCCAGCCCCATTGGCCTCGGCCTGGGTCTGGGTCCAGGCTGGCCCCACAGCCAGAAATGGTCATCTTCGCTCTCTGTTTCCcaacccttcccacccccgcaGGGCTAGTTCCAGATACCTCAAATCTGGTATCACCTCCCTTCCCGTTACCCCCATCCCGTCTCCCTGTCACAGCATCCCCCACCCCCCATGCTAAGCCCTTGGGTTCGGTTCGGTTCTTACCCTGGGGTGTGGGAGGGAGCCCTCATGGAGGCTGCGGCTCCGGCCTCAGCCGGCAGCTTCAGGGAAAGAGTCTGCCGCACTAGGGGtgggagtaggggtgggggggGCGCTTGATGGTGAGGGCGGCGCCAGGGCGGGGAAGAGGGGCTGGTCCATGACGAGGCACTGGAGACTTAACCGTTTCTTTGCCTTTGCAATGTCAGTGCTCTGGTACTTCTGCCTGGCCAAGGAGTTGTCTAGCAGCTCCAAGAGCCAGGGTGGTCTCCAATGGCCCATAGAACCCTTCTCCCCCAACCCTGCTTAGTTAAGAAATACTCTTTTAGCATCAGTCAAAAGACCAAAGCCCTGTGCTCCACACTGGGGGATACATGAGGTATGGGCTTCCTGggccctcccccttctctcagaAACCATCTGCTGCCTCTCCCCTCAGACCCAGGGAATGACTTTCAATCCTCGGAGGAGCAGGAGACAAAGAGGCTGGGGGCCTGAAAGCATGGGGTAGGAGTTAGAGGACTACTTGGGACAAGGCTGGGGATAGGAGGGAGTTGTGCTGACCTCTGCCGGCTTCTGAGCCACAGCTTTGGAAACCAGAAGGCACAGAAATAAGTCTCATTTTAGGTTGGAGAGTAGTTTGAAGTAGGCACATGGTGTCTAGCCCATCTAGGGTGGGGCACAGGGACCCTGGGACTGCATACAATTCTGTGCCAATGCAGCACAGTGCAGCAACCACACAGACGCTGACACCTGGAATTCTTGGGTCATTGGGTATGAAGAGGCAGTCTATGAAGATTCAGGGTACTTTCTGCCTTTCAGTGAAATAGTTAAAAGGATGAAGGAAGATCACCAGGGCTGCAGGCCTACAAGATTTTCTTACTATAAGTCAATTATTAAATGTCACATAAAGTACTCTTTGGATTAAAGAAATCTTATAAAGACTTTGCAGGGTGTTGACATCCCTTTTCCTATCTCTGGAACTTTGCCCTGTCTCTTTGATGTCTCTGTTTTATACGATCTTAATCCTTCTAATGTTGGCCCTTTTTCCCTTAGTCTTTACCACTGTCTCAGATTTGGTGACACACGCTCTAGGACTCAAGAGAGGACCTGGAGA includes these proteins:
- the MAP1A gene encoding microtubule-associated protein 1A isoform X2, encoding MDGVAEFSEYVSETVDVPSPFDLLEPPTSGGFLKLSKPCCYIFPGGRGDSALFAVNGFNILVDGGSDRKSCFWKLVRHLDRIDSVLLTHIGADNLPGINGLLQRKVAELEEEQSQGSSSYSDWVKNLISPELGVVFFNVPDKLRLPDASRKAKRSIEEACLTLQHLNRLGIQAEPLYRVVSNTIEPLTLFHKMGVGRLDMYVLNPVKDSKEMQFLMQKWAGNSKAKTGIVLANGKEAEISVPYLTSITALVVWLPANPTEKIVRVLFPGNAPQNKILEGLEKLRHLDFLRYPVATQKDLATGAVPANLKPSKIKQRADSKESLKATAKTAVSKLAKREEVAEEGAKEARSELAKELAKTEKKVKESSEKPPEKPAKPERVRTESSEALKAEKRKLIKDKVGKKHLKEKVSKLEEKKDKEKKEIKKERKEIKKDEGRKEEKKDAKKEEKRKDTKPEIKKISKPDLKPFTPEVRKTLYKAKAPGRVKVDKSRAARGEKEPSSEPRTPPAQKGAAPLPTVSGHRELALSSPEDLTQDFEELKREEKGLLAEQRDVGLGEKPLPPDTAEEGLPSTAAQGIPSSIPALEPEEPVMKEKEVVPDIPEEQGSKDRGPDSGAETEEEKDTWEEKKPKEAEGLPERTEAREESEPEVKEDVIEKAELEEMEEVHPSDEEEEEETKAEGFYEKHMQEALKVTPRGREALGGRELGPQGKAPEKETSSFLSSLATPAGAAEHVSYIQDETIPGYSETEQTISDEEIHDEPEERPAPPRFPTGTYDLPGPEGPGPFEASQPADSAVPVTSSKGYGAPETELTYPPNMVAAPLAEEEHVSSATSITECDKLSSFATSVAEDQSVASLTAPQTEETGKSSLLLDTVTSIPSSRTEATQGLDYVPSAGTISPTSSLEEDKGFKSPPYEDFSVTGETEKRGELVGRGLPGERAVEAEEEITKVQTSEKLHSQYGAPMFAAPGHTLHPGEAALGEAEERCLSPDDSTVKMASPPPSGPPSATHTPFHQSPVEEKSEPQDFQEADSWGDTKRTPGVGKEDTAEETVKPGPEEGRLEEEGKMPPPRSPQAQESPIGIAGGPAGYTIQLLPEQDKAIVFETVEAGGPIGPVLETEALPGDLRTPLKEPGEPQKDEVLQFPDQGLSPEEAESFSVLSVVSTDTANQEATPRSPHGLTEQHLHKDIWPQLSPEDTRSLSLSEESPSKETSLDISSKQLSPESLGTLQFGEPCLGREEKGPLMQAEDASHHLAPVSIPEPCAATVLPPTDGTTGYSAQADITDESPDRKLPARSFSPSPLLGDGEHSPGASTSPAEHILTPESSLTKSPESLPSPAMEDIAMECEGKVPELKDRTPEQKEKGPELMDKVLEQKDKTLEQKDTVIEQKDTAIDRKDEALEEKNKAVEQQDKALEQKGRDLEQRDTALEQKDKALEPKDRDLEPKDRDLEPKDKALEQENKVPEEKDETLEQKVRGFEHKDKAPEDKVHELKGKALEQTDEAPEQHKAPEQKDEALEKKDEVLEKKGEALEKKGEALEEKGEALEEKGEALEEKDQALEQKYWALGQKDEAPEQNIKAAEQKDKALEEKDKTQEQESPVQEDKPVTLKEKILEEKSPEKVRAVEQKEEALLEKTKALGLEESPVRQDEASEQEEKYWKEQSVVQEWRETSPSRGEPTGEQKEPARTWEDTSPEQEDRYWRGREDAVLEQDTYWRELSCERKVWFPHELGGQGARSRYTEERESTFLDEGPDDEQEVPPLEHTPQSPWASDFKGFQETSPQKGLEVERWLAESPVGLPPEEEDKLTRSPFEIISPPASPPEMVGQRVPPAPGQESPIPEPKPMPPMRNEPTTPSWLADIPPWVPKDRPLPPAPTSPAPAPPTPAPEPHTPAPFSWGTAEYDSVVAAVQEGAAELEGGPYSPLGKDYRKAEGEREEEGGVGAPDSSPRDTSPRSSKVPEASESHATKQPEQTEPEQREPTPYPDERSFQYADIYEQMMLTGLGPACPTREPPLGAAGDWPPRVSAKEEAAGRNTSAEKELSSPVSPHRLQFDTPTFSYAALAGPAIPPRQEPEPGPSVEPSLTPPAVPPRAPISWTKGPSPPPNGNNLSCSPDRRTPSPKESGRGHWDDSTSDSELEKGAREQPEKEAQSPSPPHPTPAGPSTLWPESEGHTSPSSDAHLGPARPSLDFPASAFGFSSLQPAPPQLPSPAEPRSAPCGSLAFSGDRALALAPGPPTRARHDEYLEVTKAPSLDSSLPQLPSPSSPGAPLLSSLPRPASPALSEGSSSEATTPVISSVAERFPPGLEAAEQGSAALVPGMEPAAHSLWDLTPLSPAPPASLDLAPAPAPSLPGDMDDGTLPCRLECSGAATKKPSPLQGPSGDCATNGPTETSSRPPGPAPTKAEKEEAEACPTWERGAWPEGAERSSRPDTLLSPEQPLCPGGAAGGQPRSVSPEIEAGPQGCATEPRPHHGELSPSFLNPPLPQATDDSDLSTEGARLVGRGGRRRAGPPGATGGPCPVADETPPTSASDSGSSQSDSDVPPETEECPSITAEAALDSDEDGDFLPVDKAGGVSGTHHPRPGHDPPPIPQPDPRPSPPRPDVCMVDPEVLSSESGRVERLREKEKAQGRLGRRAPGRAKPASPARRLDLRGKRSPTPGKGPADRASRVPPRPRSTPSQVTPAEEKDGHSPMSKGLVNGLKAGPTALGSKGGSGLPIYVDLAYIPNHCSGKTADLDFFRRVRASYYVVSGNDPTNGEPSRAVLDALLEGKAQWGENLQVTLIPTHDTEVTREWYQQTHEQQQQLNVLVLASSSTVVMQDESFPACKIEF